accttggccaaagaattagatTGGCCATCCATAGGGGCAAttctgccagcatcttaggaactctacctcgctgcggtggtttcgaagaagttttagattttatttagttagacAATGtggatttaaattatttttttctgggAAAACAGCATCTAAATAATTAAGACACAactagtattttaaataataaaagtttaagcgTAGAACACCCTGTCTTTCGATGCCTGCAATTGATGTACAGACTACCCCGGTCCCGGTTTAATCATCAACGTGTCATAAGTAACGCCGTAGAATAAGCTATTATTCCCTCTTCGATAAGAAAGAACGCGTGTGACCAGCAGTAGGAATTTAATATGCTGAGATGATagtgatagtaaaaaaaatatttcaggtTCGCCGAACATGACACGTGTCCTGCTGGATGTGGATGTAAATGTATCATAGAAGGAAACTCGCTGTGGAAAGGTGTAAAATACGTTTAAGACAAGACAGAAGAAAACAATTGTTGAAATGAATCTGGATTTTTAAAATGAACTCTGTCGCTTTTATAGCTTGAATTTAAAATGTGATCTTAAATATTGTAAGAAcgatttatagtaatattttgattttaatgtaaagttattaattagttttaagtataaagACTGCCGCTTTTATACCCACGGATAGAATcagtaataaatgaaaaacattgAAACATTTACGGAGCTTTATTTTAACAAACTTCCTTAaatctaatttttaaataaacaaaataattaacagtGCGCTTGAATATCGTATTTTgtgagttaaaaaatataaatactaagcTATGCTATATATAAGCACTAATCTAACTGAGTTACTTCAGTCTCATTGAAGCATTTATGAAAACCACCCTTATTTTATAGATTTGAAGTACTGGTGTCCAAGTAACGGTGGCAGTCCAAGGTGCAttgcaggattttttttaaaacgtattttcgtataaaacaataaacatcaCAGAACCCATTATTCTTTATAGTACTAGTTGCCCTATGGACATTGTCCTTTCCGGATCGTAAAGAAATACATGggaacaaaattttaattaaagattataagtaaaaaaaatcccttaaaaataatcaataaataaaaggattagaaaaaaaaaaaagaaaaatagaccATTATGTACCTCACGTCTTCAACTAAAAACGAACGGTCCAAAATAAGTCAtagtgcataaaaaaaattacaaggaTCGGTCAGAAAAACGAACGaacgtatttttttctaaagcCCCGGACTGCCCTCGGGGCTTTGTAATTAACCCAGCTCGTGGGTTTAGATGCTTACAATTCAATAAATGAAGCATAAATGGTAACTACTGGgtaatcttatttttatttttatgataggTTTTTCGTTGCATAGCACTTACACACTTGACTTCTATTATCTACTATAATTCGTCCCTTTTTGCCATTAGgtacataggtaggtatacttaattacatttcaAAATGTAAGATACTAAATAGAATTAAAGGTCGTAAAATTTGTGCAACAATTAATGGTTAAACCTActcttaataatttaatttccttGGCCCTATTCTGTAATATTGTTCacttatgtttgttttagaatgaaagttgtgaaaaaatgtatacaagaATAATAACTTATAAAGGGCGAAAGCCATAATTTTTCCCAAGCGATTATTTTCataaagttaatttataaaagtcataattagttgatttaaaaaaagttgacaCTGGTACTAAAACTACGCGATAAAAAAATTCACGcgatttgctttattttaattaactatgGCTCGAGGTAAGATAattgtgttaattttaataattgtgcatctattatttttaaactactttcCAACTTAATGGAATTGCTCACAttgaattatttcttttaacGAGTGCCCGAGTATCAATATGAGTTTTATACTCTGAAAATCGTTTTAACTCgattccttttttatatttgttccaCCTGACGCTGCTGTTTTGGATTTATGGATACCAGTATCAAGTTTTttgatatgtttattattaaaatatcggCTGTAGAAGTATTTTTGCTTCAAATAAAAGAAATCCTTTTATACATAAtcgaatttttaaaaaccaGTATACAGCTCTCGGACGGGATATAAATTGGAAATATACAGAATAGGAATGGTCAAAGCATTGaccttaaaacaaataattctaTAATGAAATATGTTATACCAACTCTGTCATACAATAATCTGTAGACTACCTAAATTGACAAATATAAAGGTAGTGCCCTCCATCTCACAACACTTCACTTTGGAAAAGGATTGCAGTATTTTTAGATCTGACAATTTAACTGAGTTAAcaacattttcaatttattcgaGCACATCTTCTTTTTGTACATAATGTAACTGTAGCCTTTAGCAATTATTTTGTAGGAATATGGAAATTCACATTATGGGTACCAAATTACGTTTTACAAAATACCGAATTTTAATCCACTTTcatcaatttaatattattaaattctgggattatttaatataaaaagatagATCTTTCATTATAATAGGTACATTGTATACTGGTTGAGACAATCTAGTTTAAACaagctgttttattttatcattattattatccagATCGAAGGACCACAAAAATGCCAAAATATAAATGTGCTCTAAATTGAAGTTAGACATCTATACAGTAGCTCCATTGACATTCTATTGATGCTTCCAAAATAACGAAACAACTTGCTCGGTATAAGAGCCAAAACTTAATAAGCTTAGTTAAGATTCCATCGAAACAATGCTTTaactaattaattcattaatctCGATAAacatactaaattaaattaattcactCTCAAACTCAATTATTCAATTAATCTCGATAAACACAGGctctgttatattaaaaaaaataacaacaaagcTATTTATCGCACATATTATACTATAGTCATCTAGGATATTGACTTATGAGGTGCATTCaaattagttatattttatgaatcataCCATAACGATGCATTGCaagaatgattatttttatttgaattcaccTTTAGTCTACATTTATACGTTATTgcatattaaacttatacttGGAAGCTAAAGTATCtctacatattaaaattttcttcgTTATTACTATTGTGTGACaattttacaacataaaaatGGCCGCTTATTTTTAGATTAAAACATTTGACTtacaagtaaatataaaaataggcaCCAACGTTTCAAGCAAACTacttctattatatttaaaagtaggagctaatttaaaatcaaatattatagttttaaaaagagTTATTTGACTAGATTCTTATAACTATCTATTTGGGTTTTCTAAAATTAGTAGGTGCTGTTTACTCGGCTTTTACTATGCTAGTACCTTATATCAAAAGAATTACCTGAAActcgaaaaaaaaatctgtttccGGCTATGTTTCCCTTTTTGTAAAGAGATATTGAATAACTACTAATAATAGATACTAACTGTTTAAACATGACCAATATTGACATTGGTgttaattctgttgtacacgaATCTCTATACTTAACTAAATTGATAGATCTTTGTACTTAGATGTAACACTCCTACTCTTAATGTTCCCCGAGAAACCTAACTCTCCTTCTCTTAAACTATTCTTAGACCAATCAGGCAATCCAAGATCAATTTAGGCAAATATGAAGATTGGTGTAAACAGAATTGACACTATTATCTTAGCCTTCTAGCCCTCAACTTAGCGTGTCGGCTGCATCCTGactacttttacatttatttaagagTAAATATATATTCCGTATTAGTAGTAAGCCTCCAACtaaggcaaataaataaactttttttatcttgtcaacatcactggttttttttataaaattaaaaataaacgaaattcATTTCTATTAAATAGGCTTACTCTAAAGGCTCTTTTGAcacgtcaagtctgtatgtttgtacgCAAGAGTATTacgtacaagttagcccttgactgcaatctcacatgttAGTAtacagtctaaggtggtaacgaGCTGACTTGTTAGGGATATGGCTATGTTAAATCAATAAACGgcaagtttttttaagatatgatacatttagaaataataaattcccaaatatagTCTACATACTTTGGTCGTCAATTATTATGGTAGATTGAGAAAGGGCTCTTGTTAAAAGATATTTTCCCACATTATACCTTTAATGTCAGTAAGTAAACTGTTTGATAGCTTATTCGCTCAGTCAATTAAATaccattaaatacataaaaacgtGATGAgactgcaataaaatataatttatttaagtaagttttaataaatttattattaaaataaaactgtgttTTATTCATATTGGTCGCAATTTGAAtctaaactatttatttttttcgattATTCAACTGATATAAGGTACAGAATATTATCACTGACTGTATGTAAGAGTACGTTTGGCTACATCAGACTGTCTCGGTTACATCTAAATCAACGTTAATCTAGTAGTCATGCACGATGGGGTGAACGTTTGTTTCAAAGTCGGGTTGTTCTATTGTAGCAGCTAAAACAAcgacaaaattattaataacaggAAATAGTAAATACCTATAGTAAAATGGGTTGTTATAAAACGTACTATTCAAAATCGCATACCTTATTTTAAGCGTAAAactatacttaagtaaattttctTTGTTAATTTTGATTGAAACAAATCAGAGGTTTTCTTCACGCGGAAACGGCTATGCATGACGCTGAAAGATTTCTTACCGCGATCAAGCAATGAAACCGAAGTTTTCCTAATTAATATTTAGgtctaaaacaaattttatgttATGATGAACATTAACAAAAGCAAGGCCATACTGGACCTGGGCGTTCATCGTTTGCGTTTTGTGACGACGAATCATAAGAAACGAGCTAACGCACAAAACTACTGCAATTGGCCGCACGTAGGACGAAAACATGAACGCCGCATCCAACCAGCTACCTTAGTAGCAGGTTGGATGTGGCATTGAAAGTCTTTTtcgtcttataatgtaaacaatatttttatcaccACACAATAATGtagacatatatgtatgaacggttAGTAAGTGCCTGTGATTGAACTACATGAAAAaggtaatgtttattttcaaattactaagaaacaataaaaacacattaacgtgaagaaaatctctttttatctaataaaaagtttgtttacattataagacaattaAGTAAAAATGGAGTGTATAGGCGAAACCTATAGATTTTTACGCTTAAAATTTGGAATACAAAACGGGAAAAAGTGCAATCTGTCATTCGTGTACCTACGCAGGTTTGTAGAGAATAACACTAAAACTATAGGGTAACACAGTAATGTACCTACTACTTGTTATAACAAAGGTCCAAATacctataattattgtaactaaATACCTCGACGAATTTTAGGAATTGAAATTTGCAAACAGTTACTTAACGAACAAGATGAATAAAgggaatgaaaatttaaaaaaataaagcatgtaggtacctataaaagGGATTGTCAAAACATTTGTAGGTAGTTAAAACTTAGATTAATGAGTTGAACCTAtactaaaaattatagaaatgcAGTAAGACCGACCCAACGAAATGGCAatgacaattaaaaattaattaaagaagtTTCATTTCTATTAGTCGACTCGAGTTTGTCTTATGAACGGTGTGAGTAGTATGAGCGTGAGACGGTTAGGTGCGTACCTCTCGAGCAGGCGGCGCTTGAGGTCGGGAGGGTATGTGACGTAAATGTAGTGGTCATCATGTTCGTCGTCGAGCGCGTCATCTGCCGCCAATCTTTCACCGCGCGCTGGTGAGGAGTGTGACGTCATTGACACAGACCCGCTCCCCGCAACGCTTCCTTCCTCTGAACTGttggtaaaaaaatagtaagaaaaaaatcccttaaaaaataaatgaccgATAGATAATACAtcgttccaaggtgctggaatggtgacctcgGACCATCACAGCGCTGGTGGATCCCTGACGAGGTGGACTGATGGCATTAAGCAAGTCGCATTGAGCTGGATCCAAGACCATTGTAGtgggaactccctacaaaagaccgtGGACGTCCATAGGCTTAGTGTGCCTATGGCAGCAGGTACGCAATTATTGCATAGTGTATTTGCCAGCCAAAATAAAGACTTGTTTACATGTGTCACCCGCACGTGGTTCCCAAGCACTGTCTAGAGCGAATCGGCGGACTAATCTAAGTAGGTATAACTGCCCCGTTAATCTCAACTTCATATCCTATGACTTTCTCGAACATTTGAAACACTAGGTTTATATTTCGGATAGAGCTTTCGCGCCCTAGTTGCTATTACAAAAACCATTTTGTTTACATACACAATTCAAAACCTACTGATACGCAAGACGCAGTCCGAGTCTCTAAGGAAGCGCTCTTTAGATGACCTCCAATTATTATTGGAGTTATAGAGGATCTTAACAGagtttatgaattttatgaaaGACAAATTCTCGACTTATTGTATAACTAGCTGTGTAACGACCAAGAACGAATGCGGGCAGCGTTCTTCGTACGCGTTTCCaacagtttttcaaaaatcccGCGGTGGTCCTGctttcctggtataaaaagcCTGTGTTACCCTCCTTCATCCTTTTAactaataaagtttattggttgctgaTTTAGCGCGTGAAGTAATAACAAGCAAACAaggtaattatataattaattatggcGGAGTAAAGGTAGACGAAATACTTACTCGAACACGATCCATATTATATAATAGCACATACAAAGGGCAAGAGCCAGGCCCGTAGCAAGCGCTAGTAAAAGAGGCCAGGGAAACGCTCTCGCAGCCGGCGGCGTGTGCTCCCAGTAGCGGTCACAGCTCAGGTACCAGCATACTGCGCGCTGCATCTCATCTTTAATAGAAATCAGAATCAGAAATATCTTTTATTCAAACattcaaatttttatatacttacctactcTGGAATCTTTAATTGTTACTTGTGTGATGTACCTAAtatattcattcgttcattttGAAATTGTATTCATCTCATGGTATACATCACCCCTTCCAATATTAGTGAGTTGTAAgacaattaacaattattaattattattcccaCAATATAACAGTTTTACTCTTTCCAATCGTTAAACGTTATTTATGCgaaaaggccgccaaattgatactttttgttaattttttattttcaattttttttataagtttatgtagtgtacaattaaagtgtattcattcattcattaatgaGTTACGCCCACAATACCAAATTCATTCCCCAGTATGAAATTCTATTACTcccattttaatactttttaaggGCAATGAGACAACGGAAATAGTGCACACCAGTATGAAACTACagaacatacatatatttttgtttcaattttcttaaaaatcggCAAATTGCGGAAAAAATCCTATATTGACGCGAACTATCCAAATTTCGTAAAACAATAAAAGCGCTCTAGGTTCCTCCAAGAAGTTACTGGAAGAATTTTTAGgaactttgaataaataataagacaTGATTATTGTTTCtggtaataaaatgaaataattttataataaaccttCTAGCTCCGTGAACTGATGCTGTGTCAGGTGCAACAGCAACGTCGCTATACAGGAGTGTACGACTTTTTCACAGCGAACCTTAAAAAAtagcatattatttatatacaaaaaactcGCTTAAATTAAAGCTGACATTACGAATTACAATGGATTCTTATTACCAAAAAAGAATGCAAGAATGCTAGAAAGAACCACTCTGTTCACCACGTACGAAGCAGTTCCCAATAGTCACTTGTGCCGCTTTAACTACTTGAAAGCACAAGCTAATGGTGccaataattatgttttacaaaatctctaaactaaataaataggtttaaaaGTTGTGATATCATTGAAAAATTTACTCCATGTGAAAAATTTACAACCATATtagatctattttatttaagtatagtaaAGAGATTTATTTACCTACATCAGAATTGGCACCAGTGTCTTTGCGAAATCACAAaagcataaaaatttaaacatgaaATGACACAACCAAGTATCCAATACACCCCAAGCTAAACTTTTGTCGATTCTGAATATTTTGACGTggaaatttccttttttttccttatatatttattttattttatttatttttagaaacaaaaatataacaaggTGTAGGTTACTTTCAAACATATGCACAAATAGATGTTATATGAAACCAAAATCACATAATTAAGAAGAGATACAATAGTTCTACACCTTTTATGAAATAGGGAATGCCGACATCGTGACATTAGACCAATCGGAGCGAGAAAAGGCTCCATCGGTTGCCTGTAGCAACAACGAtgctttgcagcagaaataagcatggcggtagtaattCCACAAACAAGAACGAGTAGAGCCACTTCTGTTGACAGAATGTCgtgaaactttttttagaaGTATTAGCGCTTTTGTGTGCTTGTCAGGGGAATTCTCTGCAAAAAGGGTCTCACCTTGAGTCCTTGTAAATGTGAGGGATCGCAAGCAGCGCGCTCAGCCTGAAGGTCTGCGAGTCGCCTCTGCCTGCTGTCCGGAGGTAAAGACGACTCCACAGTGTCCGCGTCACACAGTTCTGCTGTTTGGTTCACGTCATTTTCACTTTCATCTCTCTTTTTATCATCTGTCTCTGCGTATTTCactatttatcaaataaaaaatcaattttaattatgctaaatactaaatatttctAATTCATTATGCTTTATTTCATTACGCTTGCTTGTATGATATTCCTacctttacatagtataaaacgtAGTCCCTGTTTGTAGGCTTAGAAATTTTAAACTACGCATCGACATTGTGTGACACAGTGTAtaagtgtatgtatgtatgtgtgtgtatgtatgtatgtttggatcaactaaaataatgacaacttacttaCTCGAATTGGATTTTTTTGTAGTGTTTTAGTATCGGCTATATTACATCACACAATAGCTACCAGGACCACGCTACGATCATCAATGAgtaatgttgcaaaaactgcaaacaATATGCTTTTTGCGAGATTCGGATGCGTGCgatgaacggtaaacgttacgccaaaacgACGGATGTATGtcgaaattgaaatgaaataaaatgaaaatacgcTTTATCGCACACCTTacagaattaaattataaacaaaaacactaaatataataggtaaattgtttctttaaagttctaaaaacagtccgcgacaacatccgactatttttttaaggttgactcataTGCGGACATatagtaagaaataaatgtaGAGAACTGCATACCAGTATCATCAGGTTCGGAATCAGTCTTAGGACAATCCTCTGCGGGTACTGGAGTTTGTGGTCGAGCGCGATGTCTCCTTTTCGAAGAAACCCTCGCAACGCTTCTGCTTGAAGCGGGCGCAAGTGCTTTTTTTGCCGCTTCCACGTCCTGCCAAAGCTCGATGTCTGTGCTGGGCCCGCTGCCTCCGTTCAGAAGGCCATGCGCCACCAGCACCTGGCAGCGCATTATATCGCAGTAGTCCGCCAGACATACTGCGTCTTCAGCCTGTAagatttggatgaaatattAGAGTACCTACTACGAAATGGGAAGTAGCAAACCCATTTAATTTAGAAAGATATAAATGGGTAACTTTTCCGAGTTACCATACTACGAGTTACGAGTTATTCATATCAATCATGAGGAAAAAGGTTCACGTGTTTAATTGTGACTTCACCTATATTCCTGTTGAAATTCAAGTAAATAGATTTTACATGATGAACCTAAACAATATAGAAAGTTAAGTTAATAATTGGCATTATTaactagaaaaaaaatcgaCGACGTCAGATAGATTTGCTAACTAACCTAACTTAAATAAACTGATTCGTGGAAAATTATCATATCTGAAAATTTCTTGATAGGATCGTTATGAGTCGGCTCGGGCCCGCCTCATCAGGCCAGCGATGGGACCCACCATACATTATGGGGTCAAAACTTTAAACTAGGGTgaggtgaatacgcaagtgcaTCCCGTACTCTCGCCTATAGGTTCGCCGAGGGGCACGCACAGTTTTAATGACTGCAAGTCTAACTAGTCACAACCGTTCCGTATCCCGCAACGAAGTGGTAGTATAAATcaggcattttatttttatataaatatattacga
This Pararge aegeria chromosome 3, ilParAegt1.1, whole genome shotgun sequence DNA region includes the following protein-coding sequences:
- the LOC120637216 gene encoding uncharacterized protein LOC120637216 produces the protein MRTTSLTIEVLVLLFLTLIPWPGPSVFKITCSRDNSKIVRKVIQNKWLPVLERFQVKLPLECPFHPARDIFAPQHAAKLQHRSSQWTCAFCGKSFYEERHLDTHFDQRHKNQINKAEDAVCLADYCDIMRCQVLVAHGLLNGGSGPSTDIELWQDVEAAKKALAPASSRSVARVSSKRRHRARPQTPVPAEDCPKTDSEPDDTVKYAETDDKKRDESENDVNQTAELCDADTVESSLPPDSRQRRLADLQAERAACDPSHLQGLKVRCEKVVHSCIATLLLHLTQHQFTELEDEMQRAVCWYLSCDRYWEHTPPAARAFPWPLLLALATGLALALCMCYYIIWIVFDSEEGSVAGSGSVSMTSHSSPARGERLAADDALDDEHDDHYIYVTYPPDLKRRLLESCYNRTTRL